A stretch of Pseudophryne corroboree isolate aPseCor3 chromosome 9, aPseCor3.hap2, whole genome shotgun sequence DNA encodes these proteins:
- the JOSD2 gene encoding josephin-2: protein MGECPALFHERQRLELCAVHALNNLLQRAEYTHHRAEEICRGLSPNTVINPHRSFLGTGNYDVNVIMAALQTLDYAAVWWDKRRSLESLALSEIFGFILNIPSPISLGFLSLPITRKHWIAVRQINGIYYNLDSKLKSPVRLGGPRELKDFLQDCISRGSCEILLVVTKAVEDARLWIDEERAT, encoded by the exons ATGGGAGAGTGTCCGGCGCTGTTCCATGAGCGGCAGCGGCTGGAGCTGTGCGCGGTGCATGCCCTCAACAACCTGCTACAGAGAGCCGAGTACACCCATCACCGAGCCGAGGAGATCTGCCGGGG GCTGTCTCCCAACACCGTCATAAATCCACATCGCAGTTTCCTGGGCACCGGTAACTATGACGTCAACGTTATCATGGCAGCTTTGCAGACGCTGGACTATGCAGCCGTGTGGTGGGATAAAAGACG GTCTCTGGAGAGTTTGGCATTAAGTGAGATTTTTGGCTTTATCCTAAACATCCCGTCTCCCATCTCCCTGGGCTTCCTCTCCCTGCCGATCACACGCAAGCACTGGATCGCTGTCCGCCAAATAAACGGGATTTACTACAACCTGGACTCCAAGCTGAAGTCTCCGGTGCGACTTGGGGGCCCCAGGGAGCTAAA GGACTTCCTGCAGGACTGCATTTCCCGGGGCTCCTGCGAGATCCTGCTAGTGGTGACCAAAGCCGTGGAGGACGCGCGTCTTTGGATCGATGAAGAAAGAGCCACGTGA
- the LOC134958629 gene encoding waprin-Phi1-like, which yields MLFGCFADVCLEVGRMKTAACLLVALLAVLKYTQGASVTPPAATAGKPGSCPTSSHPMALEVCNDACDSSDDNCEGNRKCCETFCNNGRRCQIPNDKLGDCPVNSNATPCDPVVQCKSDTNCDGDQKCCSDCCHDPVYKVNV from the exons ATGCTATTTGGATGTTTTGCTGACGTCTGTCTAGAAGTTGGAAGAATGAAGACTGCGGCGTGTCTCCTGGTGGCTCTCCTGGCGGTGCTGAAGTATACCCAGGGGGcaagtgtgacgcctcctgctgcaacaGCAG GCAAACCAGGGTCATGCCCAACATCATCACATCCCATGGCCCTAGAAGTATGCAATGATGCTTGCGACAGTAGCGATGACAATTGCGAAGGCAATCGCAAATGCTGTGAGACCTTCTGCAACAATGGGCGGCGGTGCCAGATTCCAAACG ACAAGCTCGGTGATTGCCCTGTGAACAGCAATGCGACACCTTGTGACCCAGTCGTTCAGTGCAAATCCGACACAAACTGTGATGGTGACCAGAAGTGTTGTTCAGACTGTTGTCATGATCCA GTCTACAAAGTGAATGTGTAA